The following proteins are encoded in a genomic region of Gopherus flavomarginatus isolate rGopFla2 chromosome 14, rGopFla2.mat.asm, whole genome shotgun sequence:
- the PDP2 gene encoding pyruvate dehydrogenase [acetyl-transferring]-phosphatase 2, mitochondrial, translated as MMSSTVSSRILSSARNSIIVLQGKGCLYSRYIPNRNQMKWKFGFAKGPLSSFVLSWSINNVFTLKKAFRHTSTEEEDFSLQLTSSQINDILRADEFSHKIHDFDGKNANSVLKFESNQLAANTPNEDRRSAAICLQTKGMMFGVFDGHAGYACAQSVSQRLLYYIAVSLMSQQTLEEIEFAMERMKPVLPILQWYKHPNDVYREVASLYLDHLRVYWQELLNPDIELGFSVEEALIYAFKRLDSDISLEAQAPLENEMVRNTALQVAFSGATACVAHIDSVHLHIANAGDCRAILGVQEEDGMWSALSLTRDHNAFNEAEIRRLKGEHPKSEEETVIINNRLLGILMPSRAFGDVRFKWSKELQHSILENGCDVEALNIYQYAPPNYYTPPYLIAEPEVTYHKLRCQDKFLVIASDGLWDMLNNEDVIKLVAEHLAQANVQKPRMTLQKPASLGYMQSLLRHRKARGVGSYDQNIATHLIRHAIGNNEYGEIDQERLAAMLTLPEDLARMYRDDITVTVVYFNSDTIDSYYKENE; from the coding sequence ATGATGTCCAGTACTGTATCCTCCAGGATTTTAAGTTCTGCAAGAAACAGTATCATTGTTTTGCAAGGAAAAGGATGTTTGTACTCAAGATATATCCCAAACAGAAACCAGATGAAATGGAAATTTGGATTTGCCAAAGGGCCTCTTTCCTCTTTTGTGCTGAGCTGGAGCATCAACAATgtcttcactttaaaaaaagcattcagaCATACTTCAACTGAAGAAGAAGACTTCAGTCTTCAGTTGACGTCATCACAAATAAATGATATACTAAGAGCAGATGAATTTTCTCATAAAATTCACGACTTTGATGgtaaaaatgcaaattctgtGCTGAAATTTGAGAGTAACCAGCTGGCTGCCAACACACCGAATGAAGATCGTAGAAGTGCAGCCATATGCTTGCAGACCAAAGGGATGATGTTTGGGGTCTTTGATGGTCATGCAGGTTATGCATGTGCTCAGTCGGTAAGTCAGAGACTGTTGTATTATATAGCTGTCTCTCTCATGTCTCAACAAACACTGGAAGAGATTGAGTTTGCCATGGAACGCATGAAACCAGTTCTGCCAATTCTGCAGTGGTACAAGCATCCAAATGACGTGTACCGAGAAGTAGCCTCACTGTACTTAGATCACCTCAGAGTTTATTGGCAGGAACTATTGAACCCAGATATAGAACTGGGATTCAGTGTAGAAGAAGCCTTGATATATGCATTCAAAAGGTTAGATTCAGATATATCACTTGAAGCTCAGGCTCCCCTAGAAAATGAAATGGTGAGAAACACTGCCCTTCAAGTAGCTTTCTCTGGTGCAACAGCCTGTGTGGCTCACATTGACAGTGTTCACTTACACATTGCAAATGCTGGGGATTGCAGGGCAATCCTAGGGGTTCAAGAAGAAGATGGAATGTGGTCTGCACTCTCTCTTACTCGAGACCACAATGCTTTCAATGAAGCAGAAATCAGAAGGTTAAAGGGAGAACATCCTAAGTCTGAGGAGGAAACTGTAATCATAAATAACAGGCTGCTGGGGATTCTTATGCCCTCCAGAGCTTTCGGAGATGTCAGATTCAAATGGAGTAAAGAACTGCAACACAGTATTCTGGAGAATGGTTGTGATGTTGAGGCTTTAAATATTTATCAGTATGCTCCTCCCAATTACTATACGCCTCCCTATTTGATTGCAGAGCCTGAAGTCACCTACCATAAACTAAGATGTCAAGATAAATTTCTAGTTATTGCTTCAGATGGACTGTGGGACATGCTGAACAATGAGGATGTCATAAAACTTGTTGCAGAACACCTAGCACAAGCTAATGTGCAGAAACCAAGGATGACTCTTCAGAAACCAGCCAGCTTGGGTTACATGCAAAGTCTGCTGCGTCATAGAAAAGCCAGAGGTGTTGGCTCATATGACCAGAATATAGCCACTCACCTTATAAGGCACGCAATTGGAAATAATGAATATGGAGAGATAGACCAAGAGAGACTTGCTGCAATGTTGACTTTACCTGAAGATCTAGCAAGGATGTATAGAGATGACATCACTGTTACTGTGGTATATTTTAATTCAGATACAATTGACAGCTACTACAAAGAAAATGAATAG